From a region of the Octopus sinensis linkage group LG18, ASM634580v1, whole genome shotgun sequence genome:
- the LOC115221331 gene encoding uncharacterized protein LOC115221331 isoform X2: MVCLISPGGICSVTTEIYSDLKTQRNALMTALAMICPEDPYLFIINKLLHIKEQGLQSVHWDMFLDETIKSRRALYKCRFEFSFEDDEDENV; the protein is encoded by the exons ATGGTTTGTCTGATATCTCCGGGAGGAATTTGTTCAG TGACTACAGAGATCTACAGTGACCTGAAAACTCaaagaaat GCATTGATGACTGCTTTAGCAATGATATGCCCAGAAGATCCTTACCTGTTCATTATCAACAAACTTTTGCATATCAAAGAACAAGGACTTCAATCTGTTCATTG GGACATGTTTCTTGATGAGACTATTAAATCCAGGAGAGCATTGTATAAATGCAgatttgaattttcttttgaagatgatgaagatgaaaatgtATGA
- the LOC115221331 gene encoding dynein regulatory complex subunit 6-like isoform X1: protein MAVVPLRNVPAELKQYLVHHRIPDICEALMTALAMICPEDPYLFIINKLLHIKEQGLQSVHWDMFLDETIKSRRALYKCRFEFSFEDDEDENV from the exons ATGGCAGTTGTTCCACTTCGGAATGTACCTGCAGAACTGAAACAATATTTAGTACATCATAGAATTCCAGACATATGTGAG GCATTGATGACTGCTTTAGCAATGATATGCCCAGAAGATCCTTACCTGTTCATTATCAACAAACTTTTGCATATCAAAGAACAAGGACTTCAATCTGTTCATTG GGACATGTTTCTTGATGAGACTATTAAATCCAGGAGAGCATTGTATAAATGCAgatttgaattttcttttgaagatgatgaagatgaaaatgtATGA